The following are encoded together in the Mugil cephalus isolate CIBA_MC_2020 chromosome 18, CIBA_Mcephalus_1.1, whole genome shotgun sequence genome:
- the sox17 gene encoding transcription factor SOX-17, whose product MSSPDAGYASDDQTQARCTMSVMMPGMGHCPWADPLSPLGETKVKNEPCASSSGSQNRGKSEPRIRRPMNAFMVWAKDERKRLAQQNPDLHNAELSKMLGKSWKALPVTEKQPFVEEAERLRVQHMQDHPNYKYRPRRRKQVKRIKRLDSGFLVHGVSDHQAPSMSGDGRVCVDSLGLSYHEHGFQVPPQPLSHFRDAQALGGPSYESYSLPTPDTSPLDAVESDSMYFTPHSQEDCHMMPAYSYHSQAAEYQAQDPLSNHHGNPILHRHPGSAPEQSPQNAALPPSYMGCPNPLAMYYTQHCSPSHPKRHPGGAGQLSPPPDSHSHSADSVEQMHHSDLLAEVDRSEFEQYLSSSSARGDMTGLPYGPHEAGMQGPESLISSVLSDASTAVYYCSYNNS is encoded by the exons ATGAGTAGTCCCGATGCGGGTTACGCCAGCGACGATCAGACCCAGGCAAGGTGTACGATGTCAGTCATGATGCCTGGAATGGGACACTGCCCGTGGGCCGATCCTCTCAGTCCTCTCGGGGAAACCAAAGTGAAAAACGAGCCGTGCGCGTCCAGTTCCGGCAGCCAGAATCGGGGGAAGAGCGAGCCGCGGATCCGGCGGCCCATGAACGCGTTCATGGTCTGGGCGAAGGATGAGCGCAAGAGACTGGCGCAGCAAAACCCGGACCTGCACAACGCGGAGCTGAGCAAAATGCTGG GGAAATCGTGGAAAGCCCTTCCTGTCACAGAAAAGCAGCCTTTTGTGGAAGAGGCCGAGCGGCTGCGGGTTCAGCACATGCAAGACCACCCCAACTACAAGTACCGTCCCCGGCGGCGGAAGCAGGTGAAGAGGATTAAGAGGCTGGACTCTGGCTTTCTGGTCCACGGCGTGTCTGATCACCAGGCCCCGTCCATGTCCGGGGACGGCAGAGTGTGCGTGGACAGTCTGGGCCTCAGCTACCACGAGCACGGCTTCCAGGTTCCTCCTCAGCCGCTTAGTCACTTCCGGGACGCTCAGGCCCTCGGGGGCCCTTCTTATGAATCCTACAGCCTCCCCACACCTGACACCTCTCCTCTGGACGCTGTGGAGTCAGACTCCATGTACTTTACTCCACATTCACAGGAGGACTGCCACATGATGCCGGCGTACTCTTACCACTCTCAAGCGGCAGAGTACCAGGCCCAGGACCCGCTCTCCAACCACCACGGCAACCCCATCCTGCACCGACACCCAGGTTCGGCCCCGGAGCAGTCCCCTCAGAATGCCGCCCTTCCCCCCTCCTACATGGGATGCCCCAACCCTCTGGCCATGTATTACACCCAGCATTGCAGTCCCAGCCACCCGAAACGGCACCCCGGCGGGGCAGGACAGCTCTCCCCTCCTCCCGACTCCCACTCTCACTCGGCGGACAGCGTGGAGCAGATGCACCACTCTGACCTGCTGGCTGAGGTAGACCGCAGCGAGTTCGAGCAGTATTTGAGCTCCTCTTCGGCGCGCGGGGACATGACAGGCTTGCCGTACGGGCCGCACGAGGCTGGCATGCAGGGACCTGAAAGCCTCATATCATCGGTGCTGTCAGACGCCAGCACAGCTGTGTATTACTGTAGCTACAACAACTCCTAA
- the LOC124995584 gene encoding oxygen-regulated protein 1-like, whose translation MMHETGLRRLLPDQLSGSGHTFGTTRHPSINDPILSKRVCFYKSGDPQFSGLRLVINSRTFKTFDALLDSLSKKVPLPFGVRNITTPRGVHAICTLDELEDGKSYICSDSRRVKPINLALARKKLPPWYNARPVTSHRRRTVRQAAFFPGWSIHKQKPVVVRTPKKLLVFRNGDPTVRHTVVLHKKTTPSYESILEYISELMQFHVVKLYTPEGRRVDGLPGLILCSGTVVAVGREPFRPATYSAETSPAPKWLHTNRMGLKRQKDMNRKKKSLSFSSKSRNFSPSSERFIVNQIHNTIAGSLCDVPCDLSNSAELESRRILESVAETEGGAGFCDGDERRSTTLPNEDDIEKSFRVNQDGSMTVEMKVRLTLKEEETIHWTTTLTRSSVANQLNATCLPELEAGQEICSPESNSLDLQSPAASIDFNKDKTRDDNDDDPPSLGNGAFSESGNEEDDIKNHSDVLSPRRAPTPGHKQLTNNEQSSTKPVPKPRRFESTESSSRNISSFKSAEMTEFLQIESSGEEIAETVVHIYEQQTCQDNFLANVCAHSMSASGITFGRPATSETGHLSSNNEFDTEHWRPSTASESISIWRTESMSLTSDLNLPPMKTGALQTTTRKFQAKPQQINLSKHGMVSSKPKAVKHLGKKQEVISGGATKTPKKAKTFSSAGFLKRIYGNKSKSTKSIKKLKKRPTQNGDGGVTKHRLEQSDDTTHSMVKNPNIPSALTEHMSERVSFETSRMSVSPSGFSQPRGILTRQTSMHTEKKGKHESYVTNKYIENWLEQAHFNPKTENSRCGDSENKQEVKCWEETSKIETCQASEPPPEALLTTTVKLRVRSFESQSSSSQSAETACQPVAHNGNSKILAPRNIEEMNPLSNGICPKIIPPTKTSTEMPSGGEVKNKSTPVKILFQKATPSNTLSMEMELPLPPPPAENTELPNPEYCMDVMSLASSPSYRISSLTGQETDNNVSVSPTSDKTMSPTEDTKGVTSVHTDIPSTLNEAPLSRIPSIKRAPLVSNLSLERKMSLRKACVDEYTLSNDATSELKTLSTPMNSVADVVPANSPRPIKAEPEETQESVLDPISKKLCCTSVSPTSLTSEERVSSASISSSEASMPSDLPLKDVKISKTPFLTQKEASSPKTVVKKAKLISSPSPERKFSNKKISFDLPNSSPKLSSVHTHSPDKTISPNFGKQKNATPNASPSTERKHGLYKPKLQKTPSPYSHSLDMASPPVRHKSNRKPLSRNLSTDNPSELTNKTQRTTPSQNRIHQTQPVKTTSEPGKTLASDTLMPLEADESNENKVVGADQHKSITYMQTIPQPLNDANQPNMKPVLEKICYSIKSIRQITQNKRPSCLERSNSLPDFSSHVASTFGSSSKALLAFLSVMTLKEGLTSLNMNELNANNVSCAEALKMIDSLREIACIEDSHKLKTSLSDLQQSASKQLLQSWKGFQELSDRCKSRSSLSDSSEQELNTKAGSDCGIEENVIDEIMDDLDVPEKLKEELASFSAAVISDNVEKRSAKITDRSERSPEENSGENTKHFSINDSVNVQEVIQDDKAAGDVRSIIKKFSDVTSKQNEAVTKCQRGTPSYKQIPEERQLYTTLLEQEDGESLQTCKDAIHQDWERRQSEDSSSIPEDECIHDDNAASQEERQKMSSANKDLGLKEKQFASSSEEGHQHSSEEEEPEVAWEESEKKRGDGEDLSMSQSLSEEEKDDGPRPNYYVELNVKGEKSVSNSEEEQSEVESKEPCDKDDSSCLSETQRQVTQACSMGLNVSVDESTGNSDADEQCSEEEPPEDERKELQAIVEENLSGDDGEQDDMEEEHLSDDEGQNCKGFSVLTEEAGGEKVSSEDEDIPAVQHVAEGFRYNAEEDSGNDHNSCEEHVDEEQPRVEHAHISLSVEEDDYEKETSSEEERCNNQRSPQIQESPALATQSTATTCEKSVVKPKHQSEEIISQTVAERILLLQKQVADIQKRKDTTKSPTITRLSQRDNSLESDVEDSPSDSPTSQMAPSTQSAPQSSLSFSYDSSGVITKEPEGRVRSIREMFLAKSGAHAQQSRFPGQSTPQLSELRAETSVSGGYQSQTSSELSSGEDDTARKSITKGFVRRAIERLYGKRDACPDEESGERPPLEPKQKKNEHSSIFSPFHAARTKAMSEFSYFSSSNALDTLSEATRCIAFNAQVGPGDSVPIDSGRWLLRENTVIRKSVSDPVGINKAFTDAPHGEEICKDTKENVPYSLFSTNSEVEDKAKTCSKKCTYFSLPHASESDVCQDDLSTGSKSSMNGDSIVEAKDNSEDTKTWVERNGMLPSIPDFKLTDNKVYPLPPDGEVVVLQPGKGQGVVNRRIQEPDVLDILYNFCGQHCPIL comes from the exons ATGATGCATGAGACAGGGCTTCGAAGGCTCCTCCCTGACCAGTTATCGGGGAGTGGGCACACTTTTGGCACCACGCGCCACCCAAGCATCAATGACCCCATCCTATCGAAGAGGGTCTGCTTCTACAAAAGTGGGGATCCGCAGTTCAGTGGCCTGCGCCTGGTCATCAACAGTCGCACCTTTAAAACCTTCGACGCACTCCTGGACAGTCTTTCTAAAAAGGTTCCCCTGCCATTTGGTGTTAGGAATATTACGACTCCTCGGGGGGTTCACGCAATCTGCACACTGGATGAACTTGAGGATGGAAAATCCTACATCTGCTCCGACAGCCGTAGAGTAAAACCCATCAATCTGGCCCTGGCCAGGAAAAAGCTGCCACCCTGGTACAATGCCAGACCCGTTACTTCTCATCGTCGCCGGACTGTGCGGCAAGCCGCGTTTTTCCCGGGCTGGAGCATCCACAAGCAGAAGCCGGTGGTCGTGCGCACGCCCAAGAAACTGCTGGTTTTCCGCAATGGGGACCCCACTGTAAGACACACTGTGGTGCTTCACAAAAAGACTACGCCGAGCTATGAGTCTATCCTGGAGTACATCTCAGAGCTGATGCAGTTCCACGTGGTGAAATTATACACTCCAGAGGGCAGACGT GTTGACGGTCTTCCAGGTCTGATATTGTGCTCTGGGACTGTAGTGGCCGTAGGCAGGGAGCCTTTCAGACCTGCAACCTACAGTGCAGAGACATCGCCAGCTCCCAAATGGCTGCATACAAACCGAATGGGTCTCAAGAGACAAAAGGATATGAATC GTAAAAAGAAGTCACTATCATTTTCGTCAAAGTCAAGGAATTTCTCCCCGTCATCTGAGAGGTTCATTGTCAATCAGATTCACAACACCATCGCGGGGAGTTTATGTGACGTACCCTGTGACCTCAGTAACTCAGCTGAGTTGGAGTCCCGTCGTATACTGGAGTCAGTAGCAGAAACAGAAGGTGGCGCCGGCTTTTGCGATGGAGATGAAAGGCGGAGCACGACGCTGCCGAATGAGGACGACATCGAGAAGTCCTTTCGGGTTAATCAGGACGGCAGCATGACGGTTGAGATGAAAGTACGGCTGACACTTAAAGAGGAGGAAACCATCCATTGGACGACCACCTTGACACGCTCAAGTGTAGCCAATCAGCTTAATGCGACCTGCTTACCGGAGCTTGAGGCAGGGCAGGAGATCTGTTCACCTGAATCAAACTCACTGGATCTACAAAGCCCTGCTGCGTCCATTGACTTCAACAAGGACAAAACCAGAGACGacaatgatgatgatccacCATCGCTGGGCAATGGAGCTTTCAGTGAAAGTGGTAATGAAGAGGATGATATCAAAAACCATTCAGATGTGTTGTCTCCAAGGAGAGCTCCAACCCCTGGACACAAACAACTGACCAACAATGAGCAGAGCAGCACTAAGCCAGTACCCAAACCAAGGAGATTTGAATctacagagagcagcagcaggaacatcTCTTCATTCAAGTCAGCAGAAATGACGGAATTTTTGCAGATTGAATCCAGTGGAGAGGAGATCGCTGAAACAGTCGTACACATTTACGAACAGCAGACTTGTCAAGACAATTTCCTCGCCAACGTTTGTGCACACAGCATGTCTGCTTCTGGAATTACTTTTGGAAGGCCAGCTACTTCAGAGACTGGTCATCTCTCCTCAAACAATGAATTTGACACAGAGCACTGGAGGCCATCAACTGCCTCTGAGTCCATTAGTATCTGGAGGACAGAGAGCATGTCATTAACATCGGATTTAAACTTGCCACCGATGAAAACTGGTGCACTTCAAACAACTACTAGAAAATTCCAAGCGAAGCCCCAGCAAATAAACCTCAGTAAACACGGGATGGTCTCCTCAAAACCCAAGGCGGTTAAACATCTCGGCAAAAAGCAAGAGGTGATTTCTGGGGGAGCAACCAAGACTCCAAAGAAAGCAAAAACTTTCTCCAGCGCTGGGTTCCTTAAGAGAATATATGGAAACAAATCCAAATCAactaaaagtattaaaaagcttaaaaaaagacCAACTCAAAATGGGGATGGGGGTGTTACAAAACACAGATTAGAACAATCAGATGACACAACACATAGCATGGTCAAAAACCCAAATATACCATCAGCACTGACAGAGCATATGAGCGAAAGAGTTTCTTTTGAAACAAGCAGGATGAGTGTTTCTCCCAGTGGGTTTAGCCAACCACGGGGAATACTGACACGGCAGACGTCAATGCATACGGAAAAAAAGGGCAAACATGAGTCCTATGTTACCAATAAATACATAGAGAACTGGCTGGAGCAAGCCCACTTCAACcctaaaactgaaaacagcaggTGTGGAGATTCTGAAAATAAGCAAGAAGTTAAGTGTTGGGAGGAAACATCAAAAATCGAAACATGCCAAGCCTCCGAACCACCACCAGAAGCTTTGTTGACAACAACTGTCAAACTGAGAGTCCGGTCTTTTGAAAGTCAATCATCATCAAGTCAGTCAGCGGAGACCGCCTGTCAGCCAGTTGCTCATAATGGCAACAGTAAGATATTAGCTCCAAGAAATATAGAAGAAATGAATCCTCTCTCAAATGGTATCTGTCCCAAAATAATTCCACCAACTAAGACTTCTACAGAAATGCCATCAGGTGgggaagttaaaaataaatcaacccCAGTCAAAATCTTGTTTCAAAAGGCAACACCTTCCAATACACTTTCAATGGAGATGGAGCTACCACTACCTCCACCACCTGCTGAAAACACAGAGCTACCAAACCCAGAATACTGCATGGATGTAATGTCATTGGCAAGCAGCCCATCATATAGAATCTCATCACTGACCGGTCAAGAAACAGATAATAATGTATCCGTCAGTCCTACATCAGACAAAACTATGTCACCAACTGAAGACACAAAGGGAGTAACATCTGTTCACACTGACATTCCTTCTACGCTGAATGAGGCACCATTATCAAGAATTCCATCCATTAAAAGGGCCCCTTTGGTCAGTAATCTGTCTCTTGAAAGGAAAATGTCTCTCAGAAAGGCCTGTGTGGATGAATATACTTTAAGTAATGATGCCACTTCAGAGTTGAAGACATTATCTACTCCTATGAACAGTGTTGCTGATGTTGTGCCAGCGAATTCACCACGACCCATCAAAGCAGAACCAGAAGAGACACAGGAATCAGTCTTAGATCCTATCAGCAAGAAGTTATGTTGTACTTCTGTATCCCCTACTAGTTTAACATCTGAGGAGAGAGTGTCATCAGCAAGCATTTCATCAAGCGAAGCTTCAATGCCAAGCGATCTCCCACTTAAAGACGTGAAAATCAGTAAAACACCATTTTTAACTCAAAAAGAGGCATCGTCGCCTAAAACTGTTGTGAAAAAAGCAAAGCTAATCAGCAGTCCATCTCCAGAGAGGAAATTTAGTAACAAGAAAATTTCTTTTGACCTCCCAAATAGCTCTCCGAAGTTATCATCAGTGCATACACACTCTCCGGATAAAACAATATCTCCaaattttggaaaacaaaaaaatgcaacaccAAATGCTAGCCCTTCTACTGAGAGAAAGCACGGGCTCTATAAACCAAAACTGCAAAAGACACCATCTCCATATTCTCACTCTCTGGACATGGCGTCACCACCTGTCAGACACAAGTCAAATAGAAAGCCGCTCTCCAGAAACCTCTCCACAGACAACCCATCGGagctgacaaataaaacacaaaggacaACACCATCACAAAATAGAATTCACCAAACACAGCCGGTAAAAACGACATCTGAACCGGGGAAAACGTTGGCCTCTGACACTTTAATGCCTTTGGAAGCTGATGAAAGTAATGAAAATAAGGTTGTAGGAGCAGATCAACACAAGTCCATCACATATATGCAAACAATACCACAGCCATTAAACGATGCAAACCAGCCCAACATGAAACCTGTTCTTGAGAAGATTTGCTACTCAATCAAGTCAATCAGACAAATAACTCAGAACAAACGGCCATCATGTCTGGAGAGGTCCAACAGCTTACCCGACTTCTCCTCTCATGTGGCTTCAACGTTTGGCTCCTCATCTAAAGCTCTTCTTGCTTTCTTGTCAGTCATGACCCTAAAGGAAGGCCTAACTTCCTTAAatatgaatgaactgaatgcaAACAATGTCAGCTGTGCAGAGGCTTTGAAAATGATCGATTCTCTCAGAGAAATTGCGTGCATTGAGGATTCCCACAAGCTGAAAACTAGCTTGTCAGATTTGCAACAATCAGCCTCGAAACAGCTTCTGCAAAGTTGGAAGGGCTTTCAGGAACTCAGTGACAGGTGCAAAAGTCGAAGCTCATTGTCTGACAGTTCAGAGCAAGAACTCAATACCAAGGCGGGTTCAGACTGTGGCATTGAAGAAAATGTTATTGATGAGATCATGGATGACCTTGATGTACCGGAAAAGCTCAAGGAAGAATTGGCTTCGTTTTCGGCGGCAGTCATAAGTGACAATGTAGAAAAGAGGTCTGCCAAGATCACTGATAGAAGTGAGCGGTCACCAGAAGAAAACAGTGGCgaaaacacaaagcacttcTCCATAAACGATAGTGTCAATGTCCAGGAAGTTATACAAGATGATAAAGCTGCTGGTGATGTGAGgtcaataattaaaaaattctCTGACGTGACGTCTAAACAGAATGAAGCTGTGACCAAGTGTCAAAGAGGTACACCCAGTTATAAACAAATTCCAGAAGAAAGGCAGCTTTACACTACACTGCTTGAacaggaggatggagagagcTTGCAGACATGTAAGGATGCAATACATCAAGACTGGGAACGTAGGCAGAGTGAGGACAGCTCGAGTATCCCTGAGGATGAGTGCATCCATGATGATAACGCAGCTTCACAGGAGGAAAGGCAGAAGATGTCAAGTGCCAATAAAGATTTAGGACTAAAAGAGAAACAATTTGCATCCAGCTCAGAGGAAGGTCATCAGCATAGCTCAGAAGAGGAAGAACCTGAAGTAGCATGGGAGGAGAGCGAAAAGAAGAGAGGTGACGGTGAAGACTTGTCAATGTCTCAAAGTCTCTCCGAGGAAGAAAAGGACGACGGACCACGACCTAACTACTATGTGGAATTGAATGTAAAAGGGGAGAAAAGTGTGTCCAACTCAGAGGAAGAGCAATCAGAGGTTGAAAGTAAGGAGCCATGCGACAAAGATGACTCATCATGTCTGTCCGAGACTCAGAGACAAGTGACTCAAGCATGCAGTATGGGACTGAATGTCAGCGTTGATGAAAGCACAGGAAATTCAGATGCCGATGAGCAATGTTCAGAGGAAGAGCCACCAGAGGATGAACGTAAGGAACTGCAAGCTATTGTTGAGGAAAATCTGTCTGGCGATGACGGAGAACAGGACGACATGGAGGAGGAACACCTTTCAGATGATGAGGGACAAAATTGTAAAGGGTTTAGTGTTTTGACAGAGGAAGCAGGTGGAGAAAAGGTTAGCTCAGAAGATGAAGACATTCCTGCTGTACAACACGTAGCAGAAGGTTTTAGATATAATGCAGAGGAAGATAGTGGGAATGATCACAACAGCTGTGAAGAACACGTGGATGAAGAGCAACCAAGGGTCGAACATGCACACATCAGCCTCTCAGTTGAAGAAGATGATTATGAAAAAGAGACGAGCTCGGAAGAGGAGCGATGCAACAACCAAAGGAGTCCACAAATTCAGGAATCTCCTGCTCTGGCAACACAGTCTACAGCCACCACATGTGAAAAGTCTGtggtgaagccaaagcatcAGTCTGAAGAAATAATATCACAAACTGTCGCAGAGAGAATACTTCTTCTTCAAAAACAAGTTGCTGACatccagaaaagaaaagatacaACGAAAAGTCCGACAATAACACGTCTCTCACAAAGAGATAACTCTTTAGAGTCAGATGTGGAAGATTCCCCTTCTGATTCGCCTACATCTCAGATGGCCCCCAGCACCCAATCGGCTCCTCAGTCGTCGCTGTCTTTCAGCTATGACTCCAGCGGTGTTATAACCAAAGAGCCTGAAGGCAGAGTCAGATCCATCAGGGAAATGTTCTTAGCAAAGTCTGGCGCACATGCCCAGCAAAGTCGTTTCCCGGGCCAAAGCACACCGCAGCTGTCCGAGCTAAGAGCCGAAACATCAGTTAGTGGAGGGTATCAGTCTCAGACTTCAAGCGAGCTGTCCAGTGGCGAAGATGACACCGCACGGAAATCCATCACCAAAGGCTTTGTTAGGAGGGCAATCGAAAGGCTTTATGGCAAGAGAGACGCTTGTCCTGACGAGGAATCCGGTGAAAGGCCTCCATTGGAGccaaagcagaagaaaaatgaacattCGAGCATTTTCTCTCCATTCCACGCGGCCCGAACCAAGGCAATGTCTGAATTTTCTTACTTCAGTTCCTCTAATGCACTGGACACCTTAAGCGAAGCGACAAGATGCATCGCTTTTAATGCACAAGTCGGGCCTGGGGACAGTGTTCCCATTGATAGTGGACGATGGCTCCTCAGAGAGAACACAGTGATCAGGAAGTCAGTCTCAGATCCAGTAGGAATAAACAAAGCCTTCACAGACGCTCCTCATGGCGAAGAAATATGTAAGGACACAAAGGAGAACGTTCCATATTCTCTCTTCAGTACAAATTCTGAAGTGGAAGACAAGGCCAAGACATGTTCCAAAAAATGCACTTACTTTTCTTTGCCCCACGCTAGCGAGTCAGACGTATGTCAGGATGACCTGAGCACAGGTAGCAAGAGCAGCATGAATGGTGACAGCATCGTGGAAGCAAAGGACAACTCAGAGGACACCAAAACGTGGGTAGAGAGGAACGGCATGCTGCCAAGCATTCCCGACTTTAAGTTGACGGATAACAAAGTGTACCCTCTTCCACCTGATGGCGAGGTGGTGGTGCTGCAGCCTGGGAAAGGCCAAGGCGTAGTTAACAGAAGGATCCAGGAACCTGATGTGTTGGACATACTGTACAATTTCTGTGGTCAGCATTGTCCCATATTGTAA